The nucleotide sequence TTGGCGTTTCCAGTGATATTTTCAACGGCATCGATTACGAAGAATCCACATCCAGCGAAGAAGAGGACGAGCAATCGAATACCAACGGTGAGTACCGTCTAGACTTATGGTATTGCGGATGAGGTTTGCCGTTTTCACGGCCGCTGGCCGCTGGCCGTTGGCATATCCGTGTTTaacgtgttttttgttttgtaatctTTGCAGAAAGTAACGGAATCACGAAAAGCGTAGTGTCGCGCGAAAAACCGATCGCCTTCAATAAGATGAACGACGTCAAGAAGAATTGGGAAAACGGACAAACGgccaaaaaagaagaaagaagagaAGAACGACGAGAGGAACTGCAGCGTATTCGCTCGCGACTATTTATGGTAAGTACCAAGTGCCAAGTACTAAGTACTCGTAGCACGTTGAAGTACTCGcacacatatacgagtacctacgtagacgtacgtatgtatatatgtatattgtatgaacattgtacctactcgtagctcTCGGTGTCACGTCAATGTCATGCTTACAGGGAAAGCAAGGTAAAATGAAAGAGGCGTACGAAAATGCGGTCGCCGAGAGCGAGAAAACTTGCGTGAAGCGAGACGTCGAAATAAGAGCGGAAAAGGCGCGTTTGATTAAAGAAAAATTCGAGAAAGGCCAAGTCGTCCACGACGAAgacagcgacgacgacgaacaaGTATCCGCAAAGAAGCCTGCTGGCGCCAGAGACGAAGACATGGACGTGTTCGAAGCTGGTAAGTGAACCGCCATCGTAGCTTGGCACGAGTGACGAGACGAGATGAGATGAGACGAGCGCTCGCCGTAAATCCATACCTATGTGCCGCTTAATTTCGCAGGAATCTCGAAAAAATCTCGCTCGCTATTTCAACAAATGGACGCCGCTGTCAAATCGCAAACGCAAACGCAAACGCAAGCGCAATCTCAATCGCAATCCAAAAACGTAACCGGTCCATCGGCAGCTGCCACTTCAGCACCAGCCTTGGCTGCCGTTCAAAACGGCCAAAAACAAAAGGTAAGTACGGCGCCGCGCCGCTGCAAGCTCTTCTTTTTCTACAACATAGGTAtatgtagtacatacatacctaggtactcgtaACCTCCGCCAAGTTGGAAGAATGACCATCGaaaacgtcgcgtcgtcgtcaaCGTAGGTATGGTATGCAATTAAATCTTGCACCCCGACGGCAGAGGCGACGCCGACGCGACGCGCAGTCTGAAATGTCTCAACTACTCGTTGCATACTGCAGGTGCAGGTGCAGGAGCGGTTGGTTCAGCCGTTTCTGCCGTTTTGTGTTAGCTTAATACGAAGTTAATCCTCAAGTTGACGAGCTGAGCACTTGCTGTCTGTTTCTAAAGTCgtatgcgaatgcgaatgcgaatgcgaatgcgaaacAAACGTTTCTTCAATTTCATCTCTTTCGCTAGACGACGTGATTTTGCACCTACCCACCTACCCAGCTACTTTCCTGCTGCTGGTGCTGGGCTATGGTGCCTTGTCCCTGCtccctactcgtacctacccacctgcgctgcgctgcgctgcggatactcgtattttgattaGCTAGCAGctacaagtacatattttaaactGATATGACAGGTGGCGgctgcggcggcggcggcggcggtcgATCGTCAGCTTTCGAGCGAAAATGTCGTACGCGCTAGCGATCCTGTTGACGAAATTGTCGTACAAACGGCCGACATATcttcgaaattcaaatttttcgaaacgtACAAACCACCCGAAGTAAAGCGTAAAGCTTTCCGTATCACTCCGCCGCGAGAAGGACAACTTATACAGGTTTCACCATAGCTATACCAGATACCTATACACTATACACTATACTCGTGGCTTTAAATTACCTCTACTCTACGTAACTACCTAATATTGTACTCTCGCGCGCGTCGCTTTACTCGTGAGTCGTGGTATTTTACAATTCTAACCGACGACGACGTACCGTACTCGTATCTAATCTCGCTAGTTGCTAACTTGCtataatcatcatcatcatcatcatcatcgccatCATTCagtaatatactcgtacacataATGTATGTACCACCTATCCTACTCGTATTAATCCTGAAACTTgcacaaaacatttttgatttttgacgtgTGTTTCTggttttgtgtgtgtgtgtgttttcgCACTCACCCTTCGAGCTACCCAGCGTTTAaaaccaaaaacacaaaatcaacGAAGCATGCTCGAGTAACCCTGTTTGAACGGCCTATACCTACTAAACATAatgtattatgtaggtacttacttacataatttACTCTGCATGCGCCTGTTTCCGTTTCCGTTTCCGTTTCACCACTTTCACCAGCGTCGACGAAACCTAGGTACGAGTAACTAGCACTCGCGGCACCAAATTTCAACATCTTCcgcaatttcatgaaaaatgcgagaaaagaagcgaaatttcatccatttttacGCGAATAAGTAATCgtcacaaatttaaaaatctaacaCCGCATCTTGTTACTCGTAACTCGGATAGGTAAGCAGTACTCGAGatgcattttttcaagcaaaaacgTAAAGTAAATGTCTGAAATAGGTATCTTCAAAAAGGCGCATTTAAGGATTGTTGGCCGCCAACGCAACAGCCTTTCAACGCGGTCGCGGTCGCGGTCGCGGTCGCGGTCGGTGAGCCGttggttggaaatttcaaattacctacctatggcCTAGGTACCTACAGCTCACAGCTGCATACTCGCACCTACATACGCGTATGTATACGTGTTCGACTTTTTTACGCCATTTTTTCGCACGTTGATTCTGCACACATTTCtgagaaaatcgaaatttcccgCTAATAAAAATGATACTAGTACATATTATTATCTTCTTCACGAACGCAAACGTGGAGCAGCCACAGCCACTGCGAAAAATACGCGTCCGATTTAAACGAAGCTAGCTCGAATAAGCCGAAAAACACGCTCGCATTACGTGTGAAAAAAGTCGAGAAATCACCGAGACCGCGAAAGTATACTCGTAACGTAGGTAATCGCATTTATACGAATCGCGACGGTCCGTCTTAAAAATTGCTGTCGAAAAAAAGAgacattttcttgaaaaaatcgcactaaaaaattgtaattttaccgcagaaagaaattattttgttttgttttttttcaatcaaaaagtgaCGCCAGATTCGAAATAAGCGACCTTAAATTAATGACAAGTCCCCTCGAAAAGTATACCAAACGGAGGATTGCATCCGAAACGCGAAACGCGAAACGCGAAACGCGAAACGCGAAACGCtcggtgttaataaaattgcataaccagtttgccgtaaataggAGGAGCGTGTTTTCGGGGAGGGGACCTCGTAATTTCGGTTGCAGGGTTATCGCTTATCGCACGAgcacggcgaattcatttccggtatcgaaatttcaccaaagtGCGTCTTACTTTCAGAAATAGCCCATTTTGAGGCCCAAAATGAGgttggaattggaaatttattttatttaactCGCCTTTTTTTAACGACTATTTTCGTCGACTACCTAATTTAAGGTACATAGCTGACTCGTCGTCGACTCTAGAGAATTACGTAGTATCGATCTACACATTCatcttgaaaaacttgtaattttttgaaaagaaatgaaatggcaTTTTTTCTACGAAGGAGCGTCGCAGTGGCCTGAATCACGAGAGTGTAACGTGAAACGTCAAATTCGGGCTCATCGACCAGCGACCAGCGACCAGCGACCAGCGACCAGCGACCTCAATTTAGTCGCAAATCACCTTGAAAATATGATGTACACTACTagtaattatgaaaaatacttTCTTCGAATCGAAGCGAAGCGGCAAATTACGCACCGACAAAAGATTGGAAGCGGGATATTCGCGGTGTCTcgatactcgtacataaattTGCGTAGGTAACCAGTTTGTCGTAAAAGTTGGGCATTTTTTCTGATAAACTCGAATTCGCTCTCGAAATGAGTCGAAATTTTGGGTGCGTGGGTGCGGGGGTGCCGGGGTTTTTCGGCACGGTGAATTCGTTGACGCGGCtagtttttcaccaaaaatatccGTTACTTCGGGCAATGAcgcttttttaatttcaaattcgagCCTTTTTTTCCGTCAAAAATTCCCgtttctaccaatttttttttgtttttttgtttgaaaaattcgagttcACCGAGTGCGGAAATGAGCTTGAAAATTGAGCTACACGTGTCGCCGTTTATTATTCAAATGGGTAACTCGGGatggtacatactcgtaggcTTAAGGTACAATGGAACGATAAACGATAAATGAGGCAGGCAGCGCCAGAGAATCGAATCTTAGCCGCAATACGAGTACATCTACAATctacaaatacatacctacgacTACTTTTTGCCTCTCTTTAGATTTATGCCCAATTGCCCATCGAATAACGTAGATTGTCCATTCTTATGTGTGTTGTGTTTCGTGTTACGCGTGTTGTTGGTTTTCGTCACTTTATATAGGGGTTGGGTTGCGTtggggtggggtggggtggggtggggtATTTTATTGCTGGTAGGTAAGCACTCGTTTGTCGACTATagatagaaatttgaaatttttcagtcgaATTCGCCAGAGAGAGAAGTGCCCGATGGTTCGACCTGCGTAGCTCGATGCGAACCAGACGTACAAGATGAAAgcgagcttttgaaaaaaagcaatacCACCGCCAAAATGCTGTCGCTGTTTCGGCAATTGGAAGAAGCGCAACAGGTTGTGCCCGATGGTAAGTACGCCGTACGCCGTACGCCGTACGCAATGCTCGTAATTTGGCTTCGGCCAACGGCCACTAGGCACTAAGCCTAGCATGTTGGTAAatggtaggtacatacacaCATAATACTGATGGTTGGTTAATGGTTACTCGTAGGGCCGAaaccgatgaaaaaatttactccaCCGCCCATGTCCAGCGAAGCAAGCTCGGAGGAGGAGGACGATGACGaggacgaagacgacgacgatgatggcGAATCAACCGACGAAGATCGACTTCAAAACGGCGATCGTATCATCCGTGCTTGTGATAAAACCGAAGACGAATACTTGAAATTGGTTCGTATTTTTgtaccaagtacctacctatatataagTATAGTACGTAATTGTAGATGTACTGGGAGCTGGGGGCTGGGGGACTCGACGAATGAGAGTGGCGGCCGCGGCCGGTAACCTTTTATACGTGAAATAGCGAATACCACCATACCACCATACCACCACCTATCTACGATGCACCTAAACCTACCCTACCGTCAACCGTGTGATTGCAGGCGCAAGCTGCCGCAAAAGCGAAATCGCtcaaggaaaaatttgaaaaatggcaacCCGAACAGCAATCGAACAATAACGCCGTCAACATGCTAGAGTCTGAACAAGCCAGTCTGGATACGACGAAATCTCTGCGAGCGAGATTCGAATCATTCAGAAGCGAACAACCGCAGGACAAACCTCGTCCTAAAGTCAACAGATTTGTGGTAAGTTTGCTTTTACTACTCGTACCGTACCGTACCGCACCTTacctgtatgtatgtatgtatgtatgtatgtacctaatgtACCATTAGACCATTACCACCTACTCTTAATGCGCACTCGCGGCACTTGCTCACCTCACGTCgcgtatgtatattgtatgcacatgtacacactacacacactTGCAATTAGCTTAAGCTGTAACAAATGCGCTTATTTCTCGAAAACGCTTAATAGCATTTAGCTGATATGACAGTGTATACTCGTACCAGTCGTACCTATCTATAGCTTGTAATGTTTTTACTCGTAAGTTTGGCGTTTAGCGTTTAGCTTTAGCGTTTGCCATCTTCAAGTGCGAGTTACgcgaaatacatatgtataggtacctaactaggTAATTTTTATACGATTACTGATGACGATTTGCGATTTGCGATCTGCGAGCATCGTCGCAAGTTTAGATCTACGGTTTAATAGATGCATATGACCGGTGGAATgttatcttttttctttttttaatctctccagtccaacaaccaatcgtgCGCTATCATTAGGCctattactcgtatcattcactgtgaccaaccgaaaggCGAAATAGGCCTACtcgtatttagcagaaaacttttttaggagtTGACCGTTTTGACGATacttctgggcaccctgtacaatTACAAGTCTTACAATATTACGAGTAGTCATAGGTATACGAGTGATACATAGGTAGGCGTAGGCCTACTCGTATAGATAGCGTATAATTCTGATTGCACGCGTCACCGCATAGGCTaccctatacctacttaccgcAAAACCGCATTCATTACGTTGTTGCGTTAAAAATTGAAGCGTCCAGCGCGACGCAGCGTGTTGCTTTCGCCTTCGGTTTGCTCCGCAGTCCGCAGTCCGCAGTCCGCAATCCGCAGTCCGCACTAACCAATAACTTGCCCAAATTAACTCTTCATACGGGTAGTTAGTTACTCGTACCTTTATAGGTAGATACAGTTGGTAAGTATGATTATGTGTTCCTTTACCAACCTCTGCCTGGGCCTGGGCCCGGGACCGGGCGTACAGGCGCTGACGTTATTTTcacgagtacctctacctacgttaGGTAGAGGTAGTTAATCGATGCACCAGTAGGTATCGGTATATCGGTATCGCTAAGCCAAAATTCGTTTACGTAGGCATTTAACCGGTGATTAATTGGTTATTGCTTGCTGTGTGTTTTGTTCATGTGACATTATAGCTTAATCAGTTCAGTACCTCTAACCCCTAAACGGCAAATGGCGAATGGCAAATCGCCACCGCGCCGCGCCGGTAAGTGCAAACTTTGCCATTAATTTTACGAGCATTTAAGCTTTTGCCTGAGCCTGATTACGTGCAGCAGATACCTAACTGAATGATGGTGCATTATCCGGTTTGGTTGTTGATCggcaattaggtaggtatgttgattcgtttcgtaatcgtaatcgtaccATCATGAAACGACGCGACGTGACGTGACGACTCTTATTTGTACGATTAGccttagtacatacatactcgtactcgtacctactagTAGGTACTAATCTCGCGGCCATATTCTCCAATTCTTTGCGAATCGGGAATCGCCATCGAAtgtactcgactactcgtatacgagtaccaACCCGTACGGCGTACATACACGACAcacgtacgagtacctacattgtatATGCGCTCGCTTTTCGTCTCACCTTCGCTCgctgttttttgattttttgttgcaGTGAAAATGCACCCGTATCTCTCTACGTATCTACTCGCAAGTCGCAAATTACAAATTACCTATCAAAGTTACTCGGACGCGGACGCGGACGGCAAGGGCAACGTGAAAAGTGCCGAGCATCATCGTTACCTACGACTACGAACCTACccacgtactcgtatttggagtaggtacctacttggcgTTATACCTACTCGACACTCGCGTATACTCTCGTACCTACCCTGCAGCTGTACCTACTCGATAATGTTTCTGCTTaactttcatttcatttcatttctataCTTACGATGTCATTtagcatactcgtatttttactcgtacctatatgtacctacctacctacctacttatttttatcGATGTTTACTTAACTACCTATTGGTAGGTAGCAGGTGGCCGCCGAGGCACCTACTTCTTATCTGTTTTACTACCTATCTACTAGTACGGttgattaataaaaaatttcaatttcaacgtcGTATTTCTGTCCAgcacatactcgtaggtagataTAGCTACATTTACGCGTAGTACATAATACTGTACTACATATCGCTTACGCGTACGCGTacatatctactcgtatctaaAATGTACAGCCCTACGTTATACAAGTCTAATTAGTAATTATATCTACAGTATGTAAATGTATGCATGCGTATAGGTAACTGGTAAATCTGCGCAACTTTTCTATGCTCGTCGGTAGTCGGTACTGGGTTGCGATTCACACTCACCTTTGCATGTGTTGCGTTGGTAATCGGTGGTACCtcatacatactcgtagtacatacgagtacataaatatACGTAGACTTTAGCTGATGGTATTTGGGTGTAGGCCtaattcgcattcgcattcgcaccGCACCGCACTCCGTACGGTAGCGGTATGCGGTTGCGGTTGCGGTTGCGGTACCGGCAACCTGCTGCTCgtctaattttctttttttgtccgCTGTCGAAGGATAAAACTTGCAAATCGTTGCCTGGATGTTGCGATACCTGCTTTAAAACAGTTTATCAACTGGAGAAAGTTGAAGCCGGCGACAAAGTGTTCCACAGAAGTTGCTTCAGATGCAGTCGTTGCAACGGCGTCCTCAGGTAAatacctgtacctgtacctgtacctatagctatattttaaatttcaaactcgaACAACTACGACGTTGTACATGTGCATGTTGTCCGTTGTCGTTGCAGGATGGAGACTTTCACGATGAACAACGGCCAGCTGTACTGCGTTCCGCACTTCAAACAATTATTCATTGCCAAAGGAAACTACGACGAGGGTTTCGGCAATTATCAGCATAAAAATAAGTGGCCAGTCAAGCCCGATGTCGTGCCCTTAGTATCGTCCAGTTAGGCCTACTTACGTCGTACCGTCGTACCGTCAACGATTGGCGAAATTGCGCGAgtacgccgcgc is from Planococcus citri chromosome 1, ihPlaCitr1.1, whole genome shotgun sequence and encodes:
- the LOC135843452 gene encoding uncharacterized protein LOC135843452 isoform X6 yields the protein MSGMGVNGQNVDVVRESKFTTTSTTQKKTTRKKKSVAQTAENENVNVNSNSAIITASSNTTTTTTSSSLSNANANDNATNGIVPKTKKSKKSKKHADEKENISVIRVKPSSPTARCDDDLNFHQIIDDGDEFSNVCVRELRSGFGKFDQLTKKTLLHVRSSDSSKAQQHFSQNENGVAENACNVCKACNKTVFAMELIKAERAVWHRNCFRCNTCNKQLTVDIYSSHEGKLFCKPHFKDLFKPKVVVENEAPVKLKRPEMIIRENQPLELPPDVVRASDKPDLGLDELSSLNVRSRFQVFEKQNTEEDDSISAAADRSAVCVKRSPSILSKLARFQAKGMDVGVSSDIFNGIDYEESTSSEEEDEQSNTNESNGITKSVVSREKPIAFNKMNDVKKNWENGQTAKKEERREERREELQRIRSRLFMGKQGKMKEAYENAVAESEKTCVKRDVEIRAEKARLIKEKFEKGQVVHDEDSDDDEQVSAKKPAGARDEDMDVFEAGISKKSRSLFQQMDAAVKSQTQTQTQAQSQSQSKNVTGPSAAATSAPALAAVQNGQKQKVAAAAAAAAVDRQLSSENVVRASDPVDEIVVQTADISSKFKFFETYKPPEVKRKAFRITPPREGQLIQSNSPEREVPDGSTCVARCEPDVQDESELLKKSNTTAKMLSLFRQLEEAQQVVPDGPKPMKKFTPPPMSSEASSEEEDDDEDEDDDDDGESTDEDRLQNGDRIIRACDKTEDEYLKLAQAAAKAKSLKEKFEKWQPEQQSNNNAVNMLESEQASLDTTKSLRARFESFRSEQPQDKPRPKVNRFVDKTCKSLPGCCDTCFKTVYQLEKVEAGDKVFHRSCFRCSRCNGVLRMETFTMNNGQLYCVPHFKQLFIAKGNYDEGFGNYQHKNKWPVKPDVVPLVSSS